One stretch of Akkermansia sp. RCC_12PD DNA includes these proteins:
- a CDS encoding DUF4340 domain-containing protein, translated as MRILRFILLVLVTLAAIGAAVLLTIDGNLSRIIGRTAFSSGERLFPYTKEEMNEISWMRINCGGDMAEFRRRPNGVWWGEKPWDDRMDPRAAAAILQYTYSTSIVDALPLHKIDSASLKEFGVKTTPITITLKEMSADGKRSSTVARYTLGSTAPWLVDDPENQTTDDTTYMQTDFYGRDSRILVGTGNILPLFKSGIRQLRDHRPLLIHPAMPASIEINNKGQRIALERPSPDPRTPWKITYPLPLDTDPQMMNVLLGTLQKLTAVRVYDPEETSVPDMTDDQVTSVSIRNFTGRLAGDGKSLAVEEKPVTLRIYPPSDNSNLAELVKATVSDRKAVFELAQTTGSNKEVPGVRNIPLDLNLLRSKQLTDIGDYKITGLSIRRSLQDYPTIVRFVQGDEKTGQQPTWMYTAEGSRYQEVNPDHLVSLLKTVKTGNVAGFASDKATDLSVYGLDNPLLTLTMSLLPKPNEKPRPPVIVFFSKGTDGSWYARQSGKPTVVMLDNEYMKNFTANALAWKKKILLSFNRYNLKEMHLERIGSGGPLVLKFDRLDDSWTASKDGRDETLNINPNRANRYLDELEKMEVASWLPYTNPEAREALKKPVFRLKLVIQVYKDVSRQERQEVTGKDGVTFSAEPEMEEKTISMEIAPAGEAGFSRFYYGKINTTPYYFILNMDSVRLLGASLAEDN; from the coding sequence ATGCGCATACTCCGCTTCATCCTTCTCGTCCTCGTCACCCTTGCCGCCATCGGGGCGGCGGTGCTGCTGACCATTGACGGCAACCTGTCCCGCATCATCGGACGCACCGCCTTCAGTTCGGGAGAACGGCTCTTCCCCTACACCAAGGAGGAAATGAACGAAATCTCCTGGATGCGCATCAACTGCGGCGGGGACATGGCGGAATTCCGCCGCAGGCCCAACGGCGTGTGGTGGGGCGAGAAACCATGGGACGACCGCATGGACCCGCGCGCCGCGGCGGCCATCCTCCAGTACACGTACTCCACCAGCATCGTGGATGCGCTCCCCCTGCACAAGATTGATTCCGCTTCCCTGAAGGAATTCGGCGTCAAGACCACGCCCATTACCATCACTCTGAAAGAAATGAGTGCCGACGGCAAGCGTTCCTCCACCGTGGCGCGCTACACCCTGGGGTCCACAGCCCCCTGGCTGGTGGACGATCCGGAAAACCAGACGACGGACGACACTACCTACATGCAGACGGACTTTTACGGCCGCGACTCCCGCATTCTGGTGGGCACCGGCAACATCCTGCCACTCTTCAAGTCCGGCATCCGCCAGCTTCGTGACCATCGCCCCCTGCTGATCCATCCGGCAATGCCCGCCTCCATTGAAATCAACAACAAGGGACAGCGCATTGCCCTGGAACGCCCCTCTCCCGATCCCCGGACTCCCTGGAAAATCACTTATCCCCTCCCGCTGGATACGGACCCGCAGATGATGAACGTCCTGCTGGGCACCCTCCAGAAATTGACGGCCGTGCGCGTATATGACCCGGAGGAAACCAGCGTTCCGGACATGACGGACGACCAGGTCACCTCCGTTTCCATCAGGAACTTCACGGGCCGCCTTGCCGGAGACGGCAAATCCCTGGCCGTGGAGGAAAAGCCCGTCACTCTCCGCATTTATCCCCCTTCCGACAACAGCAACCTTGCAGAACTGGTGAAAGCCACCGTCTCCGACCGCAAGGCCGTCTTTGAACTGGCCCAGACGACGGGAAGCAACAAGGAAGTTCCCGGCGTCCGGAACATTCCCCTGGATCTCAACCTGCTCCGTTCCAAGCAGCTCACAGACATCGGGGACTACAAGATCACGGGGCTTTCCATCCGCCGCAGCCTCCAGGATTACCCGACCATCGTCCGTTTTGTCCAGGGAGACGAAAAGACCGGCCAGCAGCCCACATGGATGTACACGGCGGAAGGCTCCCGCTACCAGGAAGTCAACCCGGACCACCTCGTTTCCCTGCTGAAAACCGTGAAAACGGGCAACGTGGCCGGATTCGCCTCTGACAAGGCCACGGACCTTTCCGTGTACGGCCTGGACAACCCGCTCCTGACGCTCACGATGTCCCTGCTGCCCAAGCCCAATGAAAAGCCTCGCCCTCCGGTCATCGTCTTCTTTTCGAAGGGAACGGACGGCTCCTGGTACGCCCGCCAGTCCGGAAAACCCACGGTCGTCATGCTGGACAACGAATACATGAAAAACTTTACGGCGAACGCACTCGCCTGGAAAAAGAAAATCCTCTTGTCCTTCAACAGGTACAACCTCAAGGAAATGCACCTGGAACGCATTGGTTCCGGAGGTCCGCTGGTCCTGAAATTCGACCGCCTGGACGATTCCTGGACGGCCAGCAAGGACGGCAGGGACGAAACGCTGAACATCAACCCGAACCGCGCCAACCGCTATCTGGATGAACTGGAAAAAATGGAGGTGGCCTCATGGCTCCCCTACACGAACCCCGAAGCGCGCGAAGCCCTGAAAAAGCCGGTCTTCCGCCTGAAACTAGTCATTCAGGTGTACAAGGACGTCTCCCGGCAGGAGCGCCAGGAAGTCACTGGAAAAGACGGAGTCACTTTCTCCGCCGAGCCGGAAATGGAAGAGAAAACCATCTCCATGGAAATAGCCCCTGCGGGAGAAGCCGGCTTCAGCCGGTTCTATTACGGAAAAATCAACACGACGCCCTATTACTTCATCCTGAACATGGACTCCGTCCGCCTGCTGGGCGCCTCCCTGGCGGAAGACAATTAA
- a CDS encoding Nif3-like dinuclear metal center hexameric protein has product MSINLSAITAFLDKTLSVDSLPDASRALNGLQLENEGAVSKIAVAVDGSERTIHEALVLGADLLILHHGIFWQDMQPITGISYRKLKAAMDGNLAIYSAHIPLDVHPVYGNNALLAKACGIRPAGEGLDYHGVSLGACGEFAGTCRELAERLESALGAPVQTFWAQSEEAPAGNVFICSGGAGNELVQAARLGCRTYVTGEGSHWNIPMADELGINLVFGGHYFTETFGVKALGQLLKDVYGLDYTFIDMPPSAYSH; this is encoded by the coding sequence ATGAGTATCAATCTGAGCGCAATCACCGCCTTTCTGGACAAAACCCTGTCCGTGGACTCCCTCCCGGACGCCTCCCGCGCACTGAACGGACTTCAACTGGAAAACGAAGGTGCCGTCTCAAAAATAGCCGTTGCCGTGGACGGCTCGGAAAGAACCATCCATGAGGCCCTGGTTCTGGGCGCAGACCTGCTTATTCTGCATCACGGCATCTTCTGGCAGGACATGCAGCCCATAACGGGTATCTCCTACCGCAAGCTGAAGGCGGCCATGGACGGCAACCTCGCCATTTACTCGGCCCACATTCCGCTGGACGTTCATCCGGTCTACGGAAACAATGCCCTGCTGGCAAAGGCATGCGGCATCCGTCCCGCCGGGGAGGGACTGGACTATCACGGCGTTTCCCTGGGGGCCTGCGGAGAATTCGCGGGCACCTGCCGGGAGCTGGCGGAACGGCTGGAATCCGCCCTCGGCGCGCCCGTTCAAACCTTCTGGGCGCAATCGGAGGAAGCTCCGGCCGGAAACGTCTTCATCTGCTCCGGCGGCGCGGGAAACGAACTCGTCCAGGCCGCCAGGCTCGGCTGCCGCACCTACGTGACTGGGGAAGGCTCCCACTGGAACATCCCCATGGCTGACGAACTGGGCATCAACCTGGTCTTCGGCGGCCACTACTTCACGGAAACCTTCGGCGTGAAGGCTCTGGGACAACTGCTCAAAGACGTGTACGGGCTGGACTATACCTTCATTGACATGCCGCCCTCCGCCTACAGCCATTGA
- a CDS encoding RluA family pseudouridine synthase, protein MMNLTTDDADGKIRLDQYLAAHLPELSRSRIQALIKSGDVQINGSAAKPKTPVSRGDSISVNIPEPEPAEARPQDIPLDILYEDEDVVVINKESGMVVHPAAGNPDGTIVNALLHHCGDLSGIGGVERPGIVHRLDKDTSGCLVIAKNDGAHQSLTGQFAARSTEKRYLAVVQGIPRQSSGTVFTHIGRHPVNRLKMAVVNPGSGKAAITDYDLLCADPATDSSLVLCTLHTGRTHQIRVHMLHLGHPLIGDPIYAKPSRQKAQPGRLMLHAWRLGFDHPRTGKRMEFEAPIPPEYTPWLQLFPNGLYGAVPAPRPMKEDQGLD, encoded by the coding sequence ATGATGAACCTGACCACGGACGACGCCGACGGAAAAATTCGCCTGGACCAGTACCTGGCCGCCCACCTGCCGGAACTCTCCCGCTCCAGAATCCAGGCCCTGATCAAAAGCGGGGACGTACAGATCAACGGTTCCGCCGCCAAACCCAAAACTCCCGTCAGCCGCGGAGACTCCATCTCCGTCAACATCCCTGAGCCGGAACCGGCGGAGGCCAGGCCCCAGGACATTCCGCTGGACATCCTGTATGAGGATGAAGACGTGGTCGTCATCAACAAGGAAAGCGGCATGGTGGTGCATCCCGCCGCCGGCAACCCGGACGGCACCATCGTGAATGCCCTGCTCCACCACTGCGGGGACCTCTCCGGCATCGGCGGAGTGGAGCGCCCCGGCATCGTTCACCGTTTGGACAAGGACACTTCGGGATGCCTCGTCATTGCCAAAAACGACGGTGCGCACCAATCCCTGACCGGGCAATTCGCGGCACGCAGCACGGAAAAGCGCTATCTGGCCGTCGTCCAGGGAATTCCCCGCCAGAGTTCCGGTACCGTCTTCACGCATATCGGCCGCCATCCCGTCAACCGCCTGAAAATGGCCGTGGTCAATCCCGGTTCAGGCAAGGCCGCCATCACGGACTACGACCTGCTTTGTGCAGACCCCGCCACGGACTCGTCCCTCGTCCTGTGCACCCTGCACACGGGCAGAACGCACCAGATCCGGGTGCATATGCTTCATCTGGGCCATCCCCTGATCGGAGACCCCATTTACGCCAAGCCCTCCAGGCAGAAGGCACAGCCCGGCAGGCTCATGCTCCACGCCTGGCGGCTGGGCTTCGACCACCCGCGCACGGGAAAACGCATGGAATTTGAAGCCCCCATTCCACCGGAATACACGCCGTGGCTTCAGCTTTTCCCCAACGGCCTTTACGGAGCCGTTCCCGCCCCGCGTCCTATGAAGGAAGACCAGGGACTCGATTGA
- the pheA gene encoding prephenate dehydratase, with translation MENTHHGESPSPDTPAPQQKNGKTDEQTIALTKARLAIDEVDAQIVELLKTRAQWVHEVGRIKKADNSPIFVPERETALLGKLNRLNAGVLPESSLQAIYREIISCSFFLEGGLTIAYLGPKGTWSHQAALKQFGKSCELIPCQSFKDVFDMVDRGKAQYGVVPIENSSEGSVTAVMDLFVTSSLKICAQINLNIRNSLMAAIPREHIRILYSHPQVLGQTRDWILRRYPNAELVETSSTTKASILAKENAAMGAASLGCPLAAELFGLNILEEDVQDQACNTTRFAVIGRQDTRPSGRDRTSLLIRIQHKPGTLAEVIDCFQRHGINLIRIESRPSKAINWEYVFHIDAVGHALESPLRETLEELEQHCSMLKILGSYADTDVV, from the coding sequence ATGGAGAACACGCACCACGGAGAATCCCCCTCTCCGGACACCCCCGCCCCGCAGCAGAAAAACGGAAAAACGGACGAACAGACCATCGCCCTGACCAAGGCGAGGCTGGCCATTGACGAGGTGGACGCCCAAATCGTGGAACTGCTTAAAACCCGTGCCCAATGGGTTCATGAAGTCGGCCGCATCAAGAAAGCGGACAACTCCCCCATCTTCGTTCCGGAACGGGAAACGGCTCTGCTGGGCAAGCTGAACCGCCTGAATGCGGGCGTTCTCCCGGAATCCTCCCTGCAAGCCATTTACCGGGAAATCATCTCCTGCTCCTTCTTCCTGGAAGGAGGGCTGACCATCGCCTACCTGGGCCCCAAGGGAACCTGGAGCCACCAGGCGGCGCTCAAGCAATTCGGAAAAAGCTGCGAGCTTATTCCCTGCCAGAGCTTCAAGGACGTGTTTGACATGGTGGACCGCGGGAAAGCCCAATACGGCGTGGTGCCCATAGAAAACTCCTCGGAAGGCTCCGTGACCGCCGTCATGGACCTCTTTGTCACCTCCAGTCTGAAAATCTGCGCCCAGATCAATCTGAACATCCGCAACAGCCTGATGGCCGCCATTCCGCGCGAACACATCCGCATCCTTTATTCCCATCCCCAGGTTCTCGGACAGACGCGGGACTGGATTCTCCGGCGTTACCCGAATGCGGAGCTCGTGGAAACCTCCTCCACCACCAAGGCCAGCATCCTGGCCAAGGAAAACGCCGCCATGGGCGCGGCCTCCCTGGGCTGTCCCCTCGCAGCGGAACTGTTCGGCCTGAACATTCTGGAGGAAGACGTGCAGGACCAGGCATGCAACACCACGCGCTTTGCCGTCATCGGCCGCCAGGACACCCGGCCCAGCGGCCGGGACCGCACCTCCCTGCTGATCCGCATCCAGCACAAGCCGGGAACCCTGGCGGAAGTGATCGACTGCTTCCAGCGGCACGGCATCAACCTGATACGCATTGAATCCCGCCCTTCCAAAGCCATCAACTGGGAATACGTCTTCCATATAGACGCCGTGGGACACGCCCTGGAATCCCCGCTCCGGGAAACCCTGGAGGAACTGGAACAGCACTGTTCCATGCTGAAAATCCTGGGCAGTTACGCGGACACGGACGTTGTCTGA
- a CDS encoding alpha-L-fucosidase produces MNISTIAALALSLGLPAWSQQPVTKIVRENGQPTLALDEGFVRGLKQESSIHKADGAPPPAPAGPHAEPWSHVFSPSVPELPMAADSNHAAVRETAAERNRRMKWWRDAKFGMFIHYGLYSGLAGEWKGKPGGSEWIQKNVEVDTDTYASEALPLFKPREGVTEEWAQLARDAGCRYVVLTSKHHEGFGLFDSAQTDYDAKSQIDRDIVREYAESCRKRGLKVGLYHSVIDWHHPSYDNTICPDLCYPAGQAEMLKKKNIPRDHSAYQKYLHAQVRELMASYAPIDIMWWDYSQGAMEGEKGWKAPELMEMARSINPGVIMNNRLYAYSGLNQNQAGTLDLRCGDYITPERFIPRHGYPGVDWETCMTVSDKWGYNRYDTNVKSPEVIIEKLVECVTKGGNLLLNVNPKADGTVPEKVAAAMRGVGQWLRLNAEAVYGTRAWTELDQPASINEQGDIFVFLIPPPDKGPAEPPSEGTMKELTEGTEYARMQPLDATGYEDDEGVSVTLPAGYTKAVLLGDNAALPVADGKILFKAHEHSKSPCSVIKLSK; encoded by the coding sequence ATGAACATTTCCACAATCGCCGCACTGGCTCTTTCCCTAGGACTTCCGGCCTGGTCCCAGCAGCCCGTCACCAAAATCGTCCGGGAAAACGGCCAGCCGACGCTGGCACTGGACGAAGGATTTGTGCGGGGACTAAAACAGGAAAGTTCTATCCACAAAGCAGACGGAGCCCCCCCCCCTGCCCCCGCCGGGCCCCATGCGGAACCATGGAGCCATGTATTCTCCCCTTCAGTTCCGGAGCTGCCTATGGCCGCCGACTCCAACCATGCCGCCGTCAGGGAAACCGCGGCGGAACGCAACCGGCGCATGAAATGGTGGAGGGACGCCAAATTCGGCATGTTCATTCACTACGGCCTGTACTCCGGACTGGCCGGAGAATGGAAGGGCAAGCCCGGCGGTTCCGAATGGATTCAAAAAAACGTGGAAGTGGATACGGACACGTACGCCTCCGAAGCGCTCCCCCTCTTCAAGCCGCGGGAAGGCGTCACGGAAGAATGGGCACAGCTGGCCCGGGATGCGGGCTGCCGGTACGTGGTGCTCACCAGCAAGCACCATGAAGGCTTCGGCCTCTTCGACAGTGCGCAGACGGACTATGACGCCAAAAGCCAGATCGACCGGGACATCGTCCGGGAATACGCGGAATCCTGCCGCAAGCGCGGCCTGAAGGTAGGCCTGTACCACTCCGTGATCGACTGGCACCACCCGTCCTACGACAACACGATCTGCCCGGACCTCTGCTACCCGGCCGGACAGGCGGAAATGCTCAAAAAAAAGAACATTCCGCGCGACCACTCCGCCTACCAGAAATACCTGCACGCCCAGGTGAGGGAACTGATGGCCAGCTACGCCCCCATAGACATCATGTGGTGGGACTACTCCCAGGGGGCCATGGAAGGGGAAAAGGGCTGGAAGGCCCCGGAACTCATGGAAATGGCACGCTCCATCAATCCCGGAGTCATCATGAACAACCGCCTGTACGCCTACTCCGGACTGAACCAGAACCAGGCGGGCACCCTGGACCTGCGCTGCGGGGACTACATCACGCCGGAACGCTTCATTCCGCGGCACGGCTATCCCGGCGTGGACTGGGAAACCTGCATGACGGTGAGCGACAAATGGGGCTATAACCGCTATGACACCAATGTCAAATCCCCGGAGGTCATCATCGAAAAACTCGTGGAATGCGTCACGAAAGGCGGCAACCTGCTGCTGAACGTCAACCCGAAGGCGGACGGCACCGTTCCGGAAAAAGTGGCCGCCGCGATGCGCGGCGTTGGACAGTGGCTCAGACTCAATGCGGAAGCCGTGTACGGCACGCGCGCCTGGACGGAACTGGACCAGCCCGCTTCCATCAATGAACAGGGAGACATCTTCGTTTTCCTGATCCCCCCGCCGGACAAGGGCCCCGCGGAACCTCCCAGCGAAGGAACCATGAAGGAACTGACGGAAGGCACGGAATACGCCCGCATGCAGCCCCTGGACGCCACCGGATATGAGGACGATGAAGGAGTCTCCGTCACCCTGCCGGCAGGCTATACCAAAGCGGTCCTGCTGGGCGACAATGCCGCCCTGCCCGTTGCGGATGGAAAAATCCTGTTCAAGGCCCACGAACACTCCAAATCTCCCTGTTCCGTCATCAAACTGAGCAAATAG
- the ligA gene encoding NAD-dependent DNA ligase LigA, with amino-acid sequence MEEDLFSLAGRRQDGTEEEAVRRRAEFLRSELRRHNRLYYEQAEPEISDTEYDALFLELEKLERDHPELADPDSPTRRVGGAPLQGFNQIRHAVPMLSIDDIFEQRDALIPDEELVEFYNKLVRTLGTDAVPVSVEPKIDGVALSIMYRNGRMSYAATRGDGEVGDDVTANVRTIRTIPLTLPANAPAVLEVRGEVFMPNEAFARLNEERDAEGLPAFANPRNATAGTLKQLDPRQVAARPLAFLAHGLGAYEGPELKDVKDFWDMLRHCGIPCNEPVHYTDTLETTRQAVRDIDRGRHSLPYGTDGAVIKIRSMATREALGATARAPRWAAAYKFPPEQKETTLLNIVVQVGRTGVLTPVAELQPVLLSGSTVARATLHNQDEIDRKDVRIGDTVLVEKAGEIIPAVLKVNLSRRPENSKPYSILEATGGLCPACGNPIMKEEGKVAWRCTNFTCPAQAVTGITHFCSRAALDVESIGSSVAEALRGSGLAASALDLFSLTLEQLANLNLGTAEEPRRYGEKNAQKALDALQNARELPLERWLIAFGIPQIGEVVAKALADTHPDLDHVAESPYIRDIIRLDELVEQALKANPNTRENRKAVREGTLSAEEAQQRYKELTDEIDALTGHYLETGYLRKNTGKLSYGSEIGVAAAKSLNSFFTSVAGHHTLDVLHGLGINPQSQSYRTNLLEIPAGVLSGKTFVITGTLSQPRDHFERLIAEHGGKATGAISKSTSYLLAGSGGGSKREKALKLGVPVISEEEFGKLIGN; translated from the coding sequence ATGGAGGAAGACCTTTTTTCCCTGGCAGGCCGCAGGCAGGACGGAACGGAAGAGGAAGCCGTGCGCCGGCGCGCGGAATTTCTGCGCTCGGAGCTGCGCCGCCATAACAGGCTGTATTATGAACAGGCGGAACCGGAAATCTCCGACACGGAGTACGACGCCCTTTTCCTGGAACTGGAAAAACTGGAACGGGACCATCCCGAACTGGCGGACCCGGATTCCCCCACGCGGCGCGTAGGGGGAGCGCCCCTCCAGGGGTTCAACCAGATCAGGCACGCCGTTCCAATGCTCTCCATCGACGACATCTTCGAACAGCGGGACGCCCTGATTCCGGACGAGGAATTGGTGGAATTCTACAATAAGCTGGTCCGGACGCTGGGAACGGACGCCGTTCCCGTCTCCGTGGAACCCAAGATCGACGGCGTGGCCCTGTCCATCATGTACCGCAACGGGCGCATGAGTTATGCGGCCACGCGCGGGGACGGCGAGGTGGGGGACGACGTAACGGCCAACGTGCGCACCATCCGTACCATTCCCCTGACCCTCCCGGCAAACGCTCCCGCCGTGCTGGAAGTGCGCGGAGAAGTCTTCATGCCCAACGAAGCTTTCGCCAGGCTCAATGAAGAGCGGGACGCGGAAGGTCTGCCCGCCTTCGCCAATCCGCGCAACGCCACCGCGGGAACGCTCAAGCAGCTGGACCCCCGGCAGGTGGCGGCGCGTCCCCTGGCCTTCCTGGCCCACGGGCTGGGCGCTTACGAAGGACCGGAACTCAAGGATGTAAAAGACTTCTGGGACATGCTCCGCCATTGCGGCATTCCCTGCAATGAACCGGTACACTATACGGACACGCTGGAAACCACCCGCCAGGCCGTCCGCGACATCGACAGGGGGCGCCACTCGCTGCCCTACGGCACGGACGGTGCCGTCATCAAAATCCGTTCCATGGCCACGCGGGAAGCGCTGGGGGCCACGGCGCGCGCGCCCCGCTGGGCCGCAGCCTACAAATTCCCCCCGGAACAGAAGGAAACCACCCTGCTGAACATCGTCGTCCAGGTGGGGCGCACGGGCGTGCTTACCCCGGTGGCGGAACTCCAGCCCGTGCTGCTCTCCGGCTCTACGGTGGCACGGGCCACCCTCCACAACCAGGATGAAATCGACCGCAAGGACGTCCGCATCGGTGACACCGTGCTGGTGGAAAAAGCGGGGGAAATCATCCCCGCCGTACTCAAGGTAAACCTCTCCAGGAGGCCGGAAAACTCAAAGCCGTACAGCATTCTGGAAGCTACGGGCGGCCTCTGTCCCGCCTGCGGCAACCCCATCATGAAAGAGGAAGGGAAAGTAGCATGGCGCTGCACCAACTTCACCTGCCCGGCCCAGGCCGTCACAGGCATCACCCATTTCTGCTCCCGCGCCGCGCTGGATGTGGAAAGCATCGGTTCATCCGTAGCGGAGGCCCTGCGGGGCTCCGGCCTGGCCGCCTCCGCGCTGGACCTCTTCTCCCTGACGCTGGAACAGCTTGCCAACCTCAATCTGGGAACGGCGGAAGAACCGCGCCGCTACGGGGAAAAAAATGCGCAGAAAGCCCTGGACGCCCTGCAAAACGCGCGGGAACTCCCTCTGGAACGCTGGCTCATCGCCTTCGGCATTCCCCAGATCGGGGAAGTGGTCGCCAAGGCGCTGGCGGATACCCACCCGGACCTGGACCATGTGGCGGAATCACCGTACATCCGGGACATCATCCGCCTGGATGAACTGGTGGAACAGGCGCTCAAAGCCAACCCCAACACCCGTGAAAACCGGAAAGCAGTCCGGGAAGGCACGCTCTCCGCAGAAGAAGCGCAACAGCGCTACAAGGAATTGACAGATGAAATAGATGCCCTGACCGGCCACTATCTGGAAACGGGCTATCTCCGGAAAAACACGGGAAAACTCAGCTACGGCTCGGAAATAGGGGTGGCTGCCGCCAAATCCCTCAATAGCTTCTTCACCTCCGTCGCCGGCCATCATACGCTGGACGTTCTTCATGGACTGGGAATCAATCCACAATCCCAGTCATACAGAACCAACCTTCTGGAAATACCGGCAGGCGTCCTGTCCGGCAAAACCTTTGTCATCACCGGCACGCTCAGCCAGCCGCGGGACCACTTTGAACGGTTGATCGCCGAACACGGCGGAAAAGCCACAGGGGCCATTTCCAAATCCACCTCCTACCTGCTGGCCGGCAGCGGAGGCGGCTCCAAACGGGAGAAGGCGCTCAAACTGGGTGTTCCGGTCATTTCCGAGGAAGAATTCGGCAAGCTCATCGGCAACTGA
- the pgsA gene encoding CDP-diacylglycerol--glycerol-3-phosphate 3-phosphatidyltransferase gives MLNLPNTITLTRIALVVVFTAVISLAAQHPWGYPAALIVFVLAACTDWLDGYLARRLNQVTTFGKLIDPLADKIAVSAAFIYLTAAGLCPFWVTIIIISREFLVTGLRQIAQDHGVIIPAGTSGKWKTAFQLAFCIGCLLALTWVHTPEYIPSILSPVASLCHWQGDGITNFLYQFTLWGAVILTVYSGAVYCVGARKFLQR, from the coding sequence ATGCTGAATCTGCCGAATACCATTACCCTGACGAGAATCGCGTTGGTGGTCGTCTTCACGGCAGTCATCAGCCTGGCGGCCCAACATCCCTGGGGATATCCGGCCGCGCTGATCGTCTTTGTGCTGGCCGCGTGCACGGACTGGCTGGACGGCTATCTGGCACGCCGCCTAAACCAGGTCACCACCTTCGGCAAGCTCATTGACCCCCTGGCGGATAAAATAGCCGTCTCCGCGGCTTTCATCTACCTGACGGCCGCCGGGCTGTGCCCGTTCTGGGTCACCATCATTATCATCAGCCGGGAATTCCTGGTCACCGGCCTGCGCCAGATCGCCCAGGACCACGGAGTCATCATTCCCGCAGGAACCTCCGGAAAATGGAAAACGGCCTTCCAGCTGGCCTTCTGCATCGGCTGCCTGCTGGCGCTGACCTGGGTGCACACGCCGGAATACATTCCGTCCATCCTGTCCCCGGTGGCCTCCCTCTGCCACTGGCAGGGCGACGGAATCACCAATTTCCTGTATCAATTCACACTCTGGGGCGCCGTCATCCTGACCGTGTACTCGGGAGCCGTCTACTGCGTGGGCGCACGCAAATTTTTACAGCGCTGA
- a CDS encoding DEAD/DEAH box helicase produces MVSTTFRELGLSAPILRQLEKLEYKTPTPIQAACIPMLLQKKDLMGLAQTGTGKTAAFALPLIQHFSEHPAKPRPRKVRALILSPTRELASQIHDNITAYAKGQNLSTAVIFGGVGYAPQFRKLAAGLDILVATPGRLIDHLERQTVNLDQVETLILDEADHMLDMGFAPALKKIVSKIPRQRHTQMFSATMPDNIRQLAQAFLQEPETVMVTPPSATADRVEQSLCMVRSQADKRPCTLDLLEQRQHPGRTLIFTRTKHGANRLASFLTGRDYPASAIHGDKSQGTRERMLREFRSGETPILVATDIAARGIDVKDVQLVINYDLPAESEVYVHRIGRTARAGADGQAIALCAPDEVGKARDIHKMLGRVLPVHASSTELPAELLTVPGADRRQKNSARENGAPSRRQSRNGYSRSRSRR; encoded by the coding sequence ATGGTATCCACCACATTCAGGGAGCTTGGCTTGTCGGCTCCCATTCTCCGCCAACTGGAGAAACTGGAGTACAAGACCCCCACCCCCATTCAGGCCGCCTGCATCCCCATGCTGCTGCAGAAAAAGGACCTGATGGGACTGGCGCAGACCGGTACGGGAAAAACCGCCGCCTTCGCCCTGCCCCTCATTCAACACTTTTCCGAACATCCCGCCAAACCCCGGCCACGAAAGGTCAGGGCGCTCATCCTGAGCCCCACCCGGGAGCTGGCTTCACAGATTCACGACAACATCACGGCGTATGCCAAGGGACAGAACCTGTCCACGGCCGTCATCTTCGGCGGCGTGGGGTATGCCCCCCAGTTCCGCAAACTGGCGGCGGGCCTGGACATTCTGGTTGCTACGCCGGGCAGGCTGATCGACCATCTGGAACGCCAGACCGTCAATCTGGACCAGGTGGAAACCCTGATTCTGGATGAAGCCGACCACATGCTGGACATGGGCTTCGCCCCGGCCCTGAAAAAAATCGTGTCCAAAATTCCCCGGCAGCGCCACACCCAGATGTTCTCCGCCACCATGCCGGACAACATCCGGCAACTGGCCCAGGCCTTCCTCCAGGAACCGGAAACGGTCATGGTCACGCCTCCCTCCGCCACGGCGGACCGGGTGGAACAATCCCTCTGCATGGTCCGCTCCCAGGCGGACAAAAGGCCCTGCACGCTGGACCTGCTGGAACAGCGCCAACATCCGGGACGCACCCTCATCTTCACCCGCACCAAGCACGGAGCCAACCGGCTGGCCTCCTTCCTCACCGGCAGGGACTATCCGGCCTCCGCCATCCACGGGGATAAAAGCCAGGGTACGCGGGAGCGCATGCTCCGCGAATTCCGCTCCGGGGAAACGCCCATTCTCGTCGCTACGGACATCGCGGCCCGCGGCATCGACGTCAAGGACGTCCAGCTCGTCATCAACTATGACCTGCCGGCGGAATCGGAAGTTTACGTACACCGCATAGGCCGTACTGCCCGCGCCGGAGCCGACGGACAGGCGATTGCCCTGTGCGCTCCGGATGAAGTCGGAAAGGCCCGGGATATCCACAAAATGCTCGGACGCGTCCTTCCCGTGCATGCCTCCAGCACGGAACTCCCGGCAGAACTGCTGACCGTTCCCGGTGCTGACAGGAGGCAGAAAAATTCCGCCCGGGAAAACGGTGCCCCCTCCCGCAGGCAATCACGTAACGGATACAGCCGCAGCCGTTCACGCAGATAG